Below is a window of Vibrio sp. SS-MA-C1-2 DNA.
AAATAGACCGAAACGCATCCCTAAAATAATACCAAAAGGAATGAATAGAGCAGGCACTGCTTTTAAAAATGCTTGGCTTCGTTCACCTAATGAGGCTGCTTTTTCTCGTGATGGCTTATAATTCCTTTTTCTAGCGATAATCGCGATGGTAATCATTAAAGAGATGGCCATCATGAAAGCAGGCACATAACCAGCTAAAAACATCTGATGCACGGAAACATTCGCTAATAATGCATAAATAATTAAGTTGATACCAGGTGGAATAACCGGGCTAATGCTTGATGAGGCTGCGGTAATTGCTGCAGTGAATGGCAAGCCATAGCCCCGTTTAGTCATTTCAGGTGCCAGTATTTTAGATTGCATTGCAGCATCCGCATTGGCAGAACCTGATACCCCCCCATTAAAGTACTTAAAGCCACGTTGACGTGAGCCAAGCCACCTATTTTATGACCGATGAGAGAGTCGGCAAAAGCCAGTAGGTTCTTACTGATGCCTGAATAATTCATCACCGATCCAACCATAACAAAAAATGGAATGGCTAATAGTGGAAATGATGAGGTAGATGAAATGAATTTCTGCATCACAAGTGTGACCGGAATTGAATCATTCAAAAATAAGAAATAAAACATCGCCGATGAGATTAAAGAAAATGCAATCGGTACGTTTAATAAAAATAGTGCAAATAAAATAAAAATAGGAATGTAACTGTCCATCATACTCACCAATTACCCTTCATTAACGCTAGGTTTTTTTAATAAAATGTTGACATCATTTCTGATGAATTTAACGGTATGTAGCGCCATTAGTAGGAAGCTTATAAATAAAACACCATTAATAGTGAAGTATGACATCCCCATAACAGGTGTTAACTTATTCGAAAGCATGGTGTAGTCATAGCTTAAGTAACACATTATGCCATTGATAATTAGTAGAAATGTGTGAATTAATAACTGAAATGGTGCTTTTGCTTTTTCAGGAAGCATAGTCAAAATGACATCGACACCCATATGAAGCTTATGCTTATAGGCGGAACTAATGCCTAAATAGACAGACCAGATAAAACAGACAACAGACAGTTCTTCACTCCAAGGAACAACAAAGCCAAAGCCGTAACGTAAAATAACATTAGCAATAACAACAATGATGGTCACCATAATGGCGATTGATGCTAATATTTCCTCTATATTTCTAATAAAAAACATAGTAATTCCAATTAACTTAGTACAAAAAATAAAGATGGCTCTAATCATTAACTAGAGCCATCTTAAATTAAATAGATTAATGATCTATTGTGCTTTGCTTGCTCTTATTTGTTCTAGTTCAGCTTCAATTTGGCTACGGATATTTGGTGACCAAGTTGGGAACTGTGAATAAACATCAGCAGTGAGTTTTTCAAATGCAGGTGCATCAACTTCGTTGAAAGTAACACCTAACTCTTCTAGCTTCGTCGTGTATTCAGCATCTAACTTCACTAGATTATTTGTGTTAGAGATAGCACCTTTAGCAAACTCTTCATTGATGATTGTTTGCTGTTCAGGTGAGAATTTATCCCATAATGTTGGGGAGATATAGATACCAACAGAGCCTAAGAAATGCTTAGTTAGCGACATATTTTTCGCTACTTCATAAATCTTAGTTGAATACATAGTCAGAATTGAACCTTCTAAGCCATCCACAACCCCTTGCTGAACGCCAGAATAGGTTTCAGGGAAAGGAAGTGAAGCGGGTGACGCGCCCATAGCTGATAGGGTTTTAATAAACATTTGGCTGCCAGGAACACGGATACGCATACCATCAAGATCTGCAGGTGTGTGGATCTCTTTATTGGTGATCATATTACGATAACCAAACATATAATCGGCGTTTAAGACTTTAATGCCTTTTTCTTCCGCTTGAGCTTCCAGATCTTTAACTAGATCTGACTGCATCATTGATAAATATTCATCGTATGAACGGTATAACATTGGGCCTGCAAGTGCAGCAAAATCTGGCACGTAATCGCCTAGTTGAGTAAAGTCTTCAACGGCAATCCAGTTGGCACCATTAACAACTTGTTCAACATTATCTTTATAAACAGGTAATTGACCACCTGCGAAAACTTTAATATTCACTGCGTCATCAGTACGCTGACGAATATTATCGGTGACTTTAATTAACTCTTTAGTAAGTAGCTCGTTAGGAGTAAATACTAGGCTTAAGTTAACATCAATTGGTTTAATTTCTTGTGCAGTTTCTTCTTTGTTTTTTTCACCACAACCTGCTAATACTAGGCTTGCAGCTAAAACTGTACCAATTAATTTTTTCATTAATGAGATCCTTGGTGTTTATTTTTATTGACACACTTAAAATGAGTTCTTACATTACCATTTTGATTCAACGTTGGCTTGTACCCAATATGAAATTGAGATGCTGGTCACTTAACTGAAACAAATATCTGTGATGACAACAAATAAAATTAAGGTTTATAGAGAAATGAAGGTTACAGCACACCGCGGAGCATCAGGCTATGCACCAGAAAACACGTTAAGCAGTATAAAGAAAGCGGCTGAATTAGGTGCGGATGGGGTTGAGTTTGATATTCAATTAACTAAAGATGCCGTCCCGATTGTCTTTCATGATAAAACAGTCGATCGTTGCACTAATGGCTGTGGGGAAGTTTTTTCCTTAACTTTGAATGAGATAAAGAAACTTGATGCTGGGCTCTGGTTCTCTGATGATTATGAAAAAGAACAAATTCCGACATTAGAAGAAGTATTGGTTTTATGTAATAAACTTGGTTTAAAAGTAAATATTGAGAATAAATCATATATTACAGAGAATACGCCATTATTAGTTGATAGGTTGTTTGATGTTATTAAAGATACTGATTTTAATGAGGAAAATGTTTTAATTTCTAGTTTTTCATACGAGATTTTAAATTTATGCCAAAACAAGAATCCTAATATCAAGTTAGGTTACATAACCGAAACTTGGACTCAAAAGATCAAGAATAATATTAATAATTTAAACTTATTTAGCATTAACATTAACTACCTAAATGTAAGTAGTGATATAGCTTTGGATATAAAAGAAAGTGATTATCAATTACAGGTTTGGACATTAAATGACATTAATAAACTTAATGAGTTAGAACAATGGAACGTAGATACGGTAATTACAGATAAACCTGATCTTTTCATCTAGTGTATTGTTAATTTTCGTGGGGCAAGGTGATATTATAATTTGAACAGTTGAAGTTGCTTGGTTGTTGACTGCGTTCGTTCGGCTACGAGCAACTACAATTATTTTAGGTATAAATATTCTGATAATATATTGTTTACTTCATGAAGAAACAAACAAATTTGCTATTATTCACTATACTTTCTTATGATTAAGAAGAGATTTTTTCTTAATTGAGGGGCGATCAAGGTTGGCTATTTCTCATTTCAAGTCAACTAGAAACTCCAATTATTTAAGGTATAGATGAGGCAAAGTTAGGATGTTAGAAGAGTTTAAGCAATGGGTTCAAAAGGTTAATCATTTTTCAGATACTGAGCTTTCAATTTATGGCTCTATTGCTTTAATTCTTATCTGTTCATTTACTGTTCATCTTGTATTTAGTTTAATCTATAAGTATTGGAAAAAGTCGAATGATGGTGACAAAGTTGGGTGGAGAAAAG
It encodes the following:
- a CDS encoding glycerophosphodiester phosphodiesterase family protein; this encodes MKVTAHRGASGYAPENTLSSIKKAAELGADGVEFDIQLTKDAVPIVFHDKTVDRCTNGCGEVFSLTLNEIKKLDAGLWFSDDYEKEQIPTLEEVLVLCNKLGLKVNIENKSYITENTPLLVDRLFDVIKDTDFNEENVLISSFSYEILNLCQNKNPNIKLGYITETWTQKIKNNINNLNLFSININYLNVSSDIALDIKESDYQLQVWTLNDINKLNELEQWNVDTVITDKPDLFI
- a CDS encoding C4-dicarboxylate TRAP transporter substrate-binding protein, translated to MKKLIGTVLAASLVLAGCGEKNKEETAQEIKPIDVNLSLVFTPNELLTKELIKVTDNIRQRTDDAVNIKVFAGGQLPVYKDNVEQVVNGANWIAVEDFTQLGDYVPDFAALAGPMLYRSYDEYLSMMQSDLVKDLEAQAEEKGIKVLNADYMFGYRNMITNKEIHTPADLDGMRIRVPGSQMFIKTLSAMGASPASLPFPETYSGVQQGVVDGLEGSILTMYSTKIYEVAKNMSLTKHFLGSVGIYISPTLWDKFSPEQQTIINEEFAKGAISNTNNLVKLDAEYTTKLEELGVTFNEVDAPAFEKLTADVYSQFPTWSPNIRSQIEAELEQIRASKAQ
- a CDS encoding TRAP transporter small permease codes for the protein MFFIRNIEEILASIAIMVTIIVVIANVILRYGFGFVVPWSEELSVVCFIWSVYLGISSAYKHKLHMGVDVILTMLPEKAKAPFQLLIHTFLLIINGIMCYLSYDYTMLSNKLTPVMGMSYFTINGVLFISFLLMALHTVKFIRNDVNILLKKPSVNEG